The following coding sequences lie in one Isoptericola variabilis 225 genomic window:
- a CDS encoding succinate dehydrogenase/fumarate reductase iron-sulfur subunit, with protein sequence MSYTGRFRVWRGSSVGGELVDFDVEVNEGEVVLDVIHRLQATQAPDLAVRWNCKAGKCGSCSAEINGRPRLLCMTRMSLFAPDDVVTVTPMRTFPVIRDLVTDVSYNYEKAREILSFTPPIDLAPGEYRMSQADVQRSQEFRKCIECFLCQDTCHVVRDHEENKRAFAGPRFLMRVAELEMHPLDVSDRVSAAQDEHGLGRCNITKCCTEVCPEGIKITDNALIPMKERVAGQRYDPLVWLGRTIRRRR encoded by the coding sequence ATGAGCTACACGGGGCGGTTCCGCGTGTGGCGCGGCAGCTCGGTCGGCGGCGAGCTCGTCGACTTCGACGTCGAGGTCAACGAGGGCGAGGTCGTGCTCGACGTCATCCACCGGCTCCAGGCCACCCAGGCGCCCGACCTGGCGGTGCGGTGGAACTGCAAGGCGGGCAAGTGCGGGTCGTGCTCGGCGGAGATCAACGGCCGCCCACGGCTGCTGTGCATGACCCGGATGTCGCTGTTCGCCCCCGACGACGTGGTGACCGTGACGCCCATGCGGACGTTCCCGGTGATCCGCGACCTCGTGACCGACGTGTCGTACAACTACGAGAAGGCCCGCGAGATCCTGTCGTTCACGCCCCCGATCGACCTCGCGCCGGGCGAGTACCGGATGAGCCAGGCCGACGTCCAGCGGTCGCAGGAGTTCCGCAAGTGCATCGAGTGCTTCCTGTGCCAGGACACGTGCCACGTCGTGCGCGACCACGAGGAGAACAAGAGGGCGTTCGCCGGCCCGCGCTTCCTCATGCGGGTCGCCGAGCTCGAGATGCACCCGCTCGACGTCTCGGACCGCGTCTCCGCGGCGCAGGACGAGCACGGCCTGGGCCGGTGCAACATCACCAAGTGCTGCACCGAGGTGTGCCCCGAGGGCATCAAGATCACCGACAACGCGCTCATCCCCATGAAGGAGCGCGTGGCCGGTCAGCGCTACGACCCCTTGGTCTGGCTCGGCCGGACGATCCGCCGCCGACGCTGA
- a CDS encoding epimerase produces MKIVVAGGSGTLGRTLSRDLAGRGHEVVVLTRSPGRADYGTDPVREVAWDARTVGPWADELRPGTGVALVNLAGRLVDARPTRENVAALRDSRVDATRALVGAAARLGTPVERWLQASTTAVYSDAGEARLTESSPVPDDGLPQMTGVARPWEEAASGADARHLVVLRTSIVLDAGTPALDRLLLLVRLGVGGTVGRGDQWFSWIHVDDWLAIARAALGLDPELELPDGPVIAAAPHPVRNRDLMAALRRVSGRRFGIPTPVPLVRLGAVVLRTDPLLALTGRHTTSEVLDRAGFRFRFPTLDDALADLLG; encoded by the coding sequence ATGAAGATCGTCGTCGCCGGCGGGTCCGGCACCCTGGGCCGCACGCTGTCGCGCGACCTGGCCGGCCGCGGCCACGAGGTCGTCGTCCTGACCCGCTCCCCCGGCCGGGCCGACTACGGCACCGACCCCGTGCGCGAGGTCGCCTGGGACGCCCGCACGGTCGGCCCGTGGGCCGACGAGCTGCGCCCCGGCACGGGCGTGGCGCTCGTGAACCTGGCCGGCAGGCTCGTCGACGCCCGGCCGACCCGCGAGAACGTCGCGGCGCTGCGCGACTCGCGCGTGGATGCCACCCGCGCGCTCGTCGGCGCGGCCGCGCGGCTCGGCACGCCCGTCGAGCGCTGGCTCCAGGCGTCGACGACCGCCGTCTACTCCGACGCCGGCGAGGCGAGGCTGACCGAGTCGAGCCCCGTGCCCGACGACGGGCTCCCCCAGATGACGGGCGTCGCCCGGCCGTGGGAGGAGGCGGCGTCGGGCGCCGACGCGCGGCACCTCGTCGTGCTGCGCACGTCCATCGTGCTCGACGCCGGCACCCCGGCCCTGGACCGGCTGCTGCTCCTGGTCCGCCTGGGGGTGGGCGGCACGGTCGGGCGAGGCGACCAGTGGTTCAGCTGGATCCACGTCGACGACTGGCTCGCGATCGCCCGGGCCGCGCTCGGTCTCGACCCGGAGCTCGAGCTGCCGGACGGGCCGGTGATCGCCGCGGCACCGCACCCGGTGCGCAACCGCGACCTCATGGCCGCCCTGCGGCGCGTCTCCGGGCGCCGCTTCGGGATCCCCACGCCCGTGCCTCTCGTCCGGCTGGGCGCCGTCGTCCTGCGGACCGACCCGCTGCTCGCCCTCACCGGGCGGCACACGACGTCCGAGGTGCTGGACCGGGCGGGGTTCCGCTTCCGGTTCCCCACGCTCGACGACGCGCTGGCGGACCTGCTCGGGTGA
- the hpaE gene encoding 5-carboxymethyl-2-hydroxymuconate semialdehyde dehydrogenase — protein sequence MTLHRPEGLPDRIRHYVDGESVDSLGGETFDVLEPVTNQTYVQAAAGQKADVDRAVAAARRAFVEGPWPRMLPRERSRVLHRIADIVESRDARLAELESFDSGLPITQALGQARRAAENFRFFADLIVAQADDTYKVPGRQINYVNRKPIGVAGLITPWNTPFMLESWKLAPALATGNTVVLKPAEFTPLSASLWGGIFEEAGLPRGVFNLVHGLGEEAGDALVKHPDVPLVSFTGESRTGQLIFANAAPHLKGLSMELGGKSPAIVFADADLEAAIDATIFGVFSLNGERCTAGSRILVERSVYDEFVERYAAQAERVVVGYPHDPATEVGTLVHPEHFAKVMSYVELGKAEGRLVAGGGRPEGFESGNFVAPTVFADVKPDARIFQEEIFGPVVAITPFDTEAEALELANATRYGLAAYVWTNDLKRAHTFAQAVEAGMVWLNSNNVRDLRTPFGGVKASGLGHEGGYRSIDFYTHQQAVHITLGKVHNPTFGKGGQPSH from the coding sequence ATGACCCTGCACCGCCCCGAGGGCCTGCCGGACCGCATTCGCCACTACGTCGACGGCGAGAGCGTCGACTCGCTCGGCGGCGAGACGTTCGACGTGCTCGAGCCCGTGACCAACCAGACGTACGTCCAGGCCGCGGCCGGGCAGAAGGCCGACGTCGACCGTGCCGTCGCCGCCGCCCGGCGCGCGTTCGTCGAGGGCCCCTGGCCGCGCATGCTCCCGCGCGAGCGCTCGCGCGTGCTGCACCGCATCGCCGACATCGTCGAGTCCCGCGACGCCCGCCTCGCCGAGCTCGAGTCCTTCGACTCGGGCCTGCCGATCACCCAGGCGCTCGGCCAGGCCCGCCGAGCGGCCGAGAACTTCCGGTTCTTCGCCGACCTGATCGTGGCCCAGGCCGACGACACCTACAAGGTGCCCGGCAGGCAGATCAACTACGTCAACCGCAAGCCGATCGGCGTCGCCGGCCTCATCACGCCGTGGAACACGCCGTTCATGCTCGAGTCGTGGAAGCTGGCCCCCGCGCTCGCGACGGGCAACACGGTCGTCCTCAAGCCGGCCGAGTTCACGCCGCTGTCCGCATCGCTGTGGGGCGGGATCTTCGAGGAGGCCGGGCTGCCGCGCGGCGTCTTCAACCTCGTCCACGGGCTCGGCGAGGAGGCGGGCGACGCGCTCGTCAAGCACCCCGACGTCCCGCTCGTCTCCTTCACGGGCGAGAGCCGCACCGGGCAGCTGATCTTCGCCAACGCCGCCCCGCACCTCAAGGGCCTGTCCATGGAGCTGGGCGGCAAGTCTCCCGCGATCGTGTTCGCCGACGCCGACCTCGAGGCCGCGATCGACGCGACGATCTTCGGCGTCTTCTCGCTCAACGGGGAGCGCTGCACCGCCGGCAGCCGCATCCTCGTCGAGCGGTCCGTGTACGACGAGTTCGTCGAGCGGTACGCCGCGCAGGCCGAGCGCGTCGTCGTCGGCTACCCGCACGACCCGGCGACCGAGGTCGGCACGCTCGTGCACCCGGAGCACTTCGCCAAGGTCATGAGCTACGTCGAGCTGGGCAAGGCCGAGGGCCGCCTCGTCGCGGGCGGCGGCCGGCCCGAGGGCTTCGAGTCGGGCAACTTCGTGGCGCCGACGGTGTTCGCCGACGTCAAGCCCGACGCCCGCATCTTCCAGGAGGAGATCTTCGGGCCCGTCGTCGCGATCACGCCGTTCGACACCGAGGCCGAGGCCCTCGAGCTCGCCAACGCGACGAGGTACGGCCTGGCCGCGTACGTGTGGACCAACGACCTCAAGCGCGCGCACACCTTCGCCCAGGCGGTCGAGGCCGGCATGGTCTGGCTCAACTCGAACAACGTGCGCGACCTGCGCACCCCGTTCGGCGGCGTCAAGGCCTCGGGCCTGGGCCACGAGGGCGGGTACCGCTCGATCGACTTCTACACCCACCAGCAGGCCGTGCACATCACGCTCGGCAAGGTCCACAACCCCACGTTCGGCAAGGGCGGGCAGCCCTCGCACTGA
- the hpaH gene encoding 2-oxo-hept-4-ene-1,7-dioate hydratase, with product MSTGPAAPSGGRTLDDDAVAAIADELAEAERTRTPVPLLTARHAGMTVEDAYAVQRTWRDRGVARGRRLVGHKIGLTSKVMQAATGITEPDYGVIFDDMVLESGTVVPHASFSNVRVEVELAFVLAEPLAGPDVTVFDVLRATDRVVPALEILDARVEMAGRTIVDTISDNAAMGAMVLGGRPVRVDDVDLRWVSALLYRNETIEESGVAAAVLGHPANGVAWLANKLAAHGDTLAAGEIVLSGSFTRPTWVHPGDTVHADYGTLGAVTCRFS from the coding sequence GTGAGCACGGGGCCGGCGGCGCCGTCGGGCGGGCGCACGCTCGACGACGACGCCGTCGCCGCGATCGCCGACGAGCTCGCCGAGGCCGAGCGCACCCGCACCCCCGTGCCGCTGCTCACCGCGCGGCACGCCGGGATGACCGTCGAGGACGCCTACGCCGTCCAGCGCACCTGGCGCGACCGCGGCGTCGCGCGCGGCCGGCGGCTCGTGGGCCACAAGATCGGGCTCACCTCCAAGGTCATGCAGGCCGCGACCGGCATCACCGAGCCCGACTACGGCGTCATCTTCGACGACATGGTGCTCGAGTCCGGGACGGTCGTGCCGCACGCGTCGTTCTCGAACGTGCGCGTCGAGGTCGAGCTCGCGTTCGTGCTGGCCGAGCCGCTCGCGGGGCCGGACGTCACGGTGTTCGACGTGCTGAGGGCCACCGACCGCGTCGTGCCCGCGCTCGAGATCCTCGACGCGCGCGTCGAGATGGCCGGGCGCACCATCGTCGACACGATCTCGGACAACGCCGCGATGGGCGCGATGGTCCTGGGCGGCCGGCCCGTGCGGGTCGACGACGTCGACCTGCGGTGGGTCTCCGCGCTGCTGTACCGGAACGAGACGATCGAGGAGTCGGGCGTCGCCGCGGCGGTGCTCGGCCACCCCGCCAACGGCGTGGCCTGGCTCGCGAACAAGCTCGCGGCGCACGGCGACACGCTGGCCGCGGGTGAGATCGTGCTGTCCGGGTCGTTCACCCGGCCGACGTGGGTCCACCCGGGTGACACCGTCCACGCCGACTACGGAACCCTGGGAGCCGTGACATGCCGATTCAGCTGA
- the hpaD gene encoding 3,4-dihydroxyphenylacetate 2,3-dioxygenase: protein MSIISPDSPEPVVTDTDPIRAVDPIPTPTSPPPDVVRCASMELVVTDLEASRRFYVDVLDLVVTEEDSETVYLRSLEEFIHHNLILRKGPVPAVAAFSYRVRTPEDLDRAVAFYSELGCRVERRAEGWVKGLGDTVRVTDPLGFPYEFFHDVEHVERLAWRYDLHTPGALVRLDHFNQVTPDVPRAVKYMEDLGFRVTEDIQDEEGTTYAAWMRRKPTVHDTAMTGGDGPRMHHVAFATHEKHNIIAICDKLGALRMSDAIERGPGRHGVSNAFYLYLRDPDGHRVEIYTQDYWTGDPDNPVVTWDVHDNQRRDWWGNPVVPSWYTDASLVLDLDGNPQPLTRRTDTSEMAVTIGADGFSYTRKGDTERGFKLGNTL from the coding sequence ATGAGCATCATCAGCCCCGACTCCCCCGAGCCCGTGGTCACCGACACCGACCCGATCCGTGCCGTCGACCCCATCCCGACGCCCACCTCCCCGCCGCCGGACGTCGTGCGGTGCGCGTCGATGGAGCTCGTCGTGACGGACCTCGAGGCCAGCCGCCGCTTCTACGTCGACGTGCTGGACCTCGTCGTCACCGAGGAGGACTCCGAGACCGTCTACCTGCGCAGCCTCGAGGAGTTCATCCACCACAACCTCATCCTGCGCAAGGGACCGGTCCCGGCCGTCGCGGCGTTCAGCTACCGGGTGCGCACGCCCGAGGACCTCGACCGGGCCGTCGCCTTCTACTCCGAGCTCGGCTGCCGGGTGGAGCGCCGCGCGGAGGGCTGGGTCAAGGGCCTCGGCGACACGGTGCGGGTCACCGACCCGCTCGGGTTCCCCTACGAGTTCTTCCACGACGTCGAGCACGTCGAGCGCCTCGCGTGGCGCTACGACCTGCACACCCCCGGCGCGCTCGTGCGCCTGGACCACTTCAACCAGGTCACGCCCGACGTGCCGCGCGCCGTGAAGTACATGGAGGACCTCGGCTTCCGCGTCACGGAGGACATCCAGGACGAGGAGGGCACGACGTACGCCGCGTGGATGCGCCGCAAGCCCACGGTGCACGACACCGCGATGACGGGCGGCGACGGCCCGCGCATGCACCACGTCGCGTTCGCGACGCACGAGAAGCACAACATCATCGCGATCTGCGACAAGCTCGGCGCGCTGCGGATGTCCGACGCGATCGAGCGCGGTCCCGGCCGGCACGGCGTGTCGAACGCGTTCTACCTCTACCTGCGCGACCCGGACGGGCACCGCGTCGAGATCTACACCCAGGACTACTGGACGGGCGACCCCGACAACCCCGTGGTCACGTGGGACGTGCACGACAACCAGCGCCGCGACTGGTGGGGCAACCCCGTGGTGCCGAGCTGGTACACCGACGCCTCCCTCGTGCTCGACCTCGACGGCAACCCGCAGCCCCTGACCCGGCGCACCGACACGAGCGAGATGGCCGTGACGATCGGCGCCGACGGGTTCTCGTACACGCGCAAGGGCGACACCGAGCGCGGGTTCAAGCTGGGGAACACGCTGTGA
- a CDS encoding GntR family transcriptional regulator has protein sequence MSAESKSQQAYRYLRERIDDGRFVPGYRLVLAQLAAELGVSVVPVREAVRRLEAEGLVTFERNVGAKVSLVKETEYLHTMQTLALVEGYATALSAPYLTGEQLGRARAINDEMRRSLDEFDPHRFTELNRDFHSVLFEPCPNPHVLDLVHRGWNRMKVLRDSSFSFVPGRARESVAEHDRLVELVASGADATELELAARRHRTATLDAVLAYQAARKPPTPSPRDDATLAG, from the coding sequence GTGAGCGCGGAGAGCAAGTCGCAGCAGGCGTACCGCTACCTGCGCGAGCGCATCGACGACGGGCGCTTCGTGCCCGGCTACCGGCTCGTGCTGGCCCAGCTCGCCGCGGAGCTCGGCGTCTCCGTGGTGCCCGTGCGCGAGGCGGTCCGCCGCCTCGAGGCCGAGGGCCTCGTGACGTTCGAGCGCAACGTCGGCGCGAAGGTCTCGCTCGTCAAGGAGACCGAGTACCTGCACACGATGCAGACGCTCGCGCTCGTCGAGGGCTACGCGACGGCACTGTCGGCGCCGTACCTCACGGGCGAGCAGCTCGGGCGCGCCCGCGCGATCAACGACGAGATGCGCCGCAGCCTCGACGAGTTCGACCCGCACCGGTTCACCGAGCTCAACCGCGACTTCCACTCCGTGCTGTTCGAGCCGTGCCCCAACCCGCACGTGCTCGACCTGGTGCACCGCGGCTGGAACCGCATGAAGGTGCTGCGCGACTCGTCGTTCAGCTTCGTCCCCGGCCGCGCGCGCGAGTCCGTCGCCGAGCACGACCGGCTCGTCGAGCTCGTGGCGTCGGGCGCCGACGCCACCGAGCTCGAGCTCGCCGCGCGGCGCCACCGCACCGCGACGCTCGACGCGGTCCTCGCCTACCAGGCCGCGCGCAAGCCACCGACCCCCTCGCCCCGCGACGACGCCACCCTCGCCGGGTGA
- a CDS encoding fumarylacetoacetate hydrolase family protein, with amino-acid sequence MVTDDRRRPGKIIAVHLNYASRAAQRGRTPAQPSYFLKPASSLGVTGGTVERPLGTELLAFEGEVALVIGTAARWVSPEDGWSHVAAVTAANDFGLYDLRTADKGSNLRSKGGDGFTPLGPELVPASAVDPAGLRVRTWVNGDLVQEDTTDTLLFDFGRLVADLSQHLTLEPGDVILTGTPAGSSVVEPGDVVEVEVDAPTAPGAPSSGRLVTTVTAGTTPFGDFGAQPAVDDVQRAEAYGTATPPATADEPAFELTDAHRARFAKVAVATLSVALRRRGYHDVFVEGVRSNRPGARFVGRARTLRFVPHRPDLFARRGGGFNAQKRAFDTVGEGEVLVIEARGERGTGTVGDVLALRAQVRGAAAIVTDGGVRDFDAVARIDVPVFSAGPHPSVLGRRHVPWETDVTIACGGAAVEPGDVVVGDGDGVIVIPPALVEEVLAEAEETEAQDAWVAARVAEGESVDGLFPMDAAWRARYERETGGAG; translated from the coding sequence ATGGTCACCGACGATCGACGCCGCCCCGGCAAGATCATCGCCGTCCACCTCAACTACGCCTCGCGTGCCGCGCAGCGCGGGCGCACCCCGGCCCAGCCCAGCTACTTCCTCAAGCCGGCGTCGTCCCTCGGCGTCACGGGCGGCACGGTCGAGCGGCCGCTCGGCACCGAGCTCCTCGCGTTCGAGGGCGAGGTCGCGCTCGTCATCGGCACCGCCGCGCGGTGGGTCTCCCCCGAGGACGGCTGGTCCCACGTCGCCGCCGTCACCGCCGCCAACGACTTCGGCCTCTACGACCTGCGCACCGCGGACAAGGGCTCGAACCTGCGCTCCAAGGGCGGCGACGGGTTCACCCCGCTGGGCCCCGAGCTCGTCCCCGCCTCCGCGGTCGACCCCGCGGGGCTGCGCGTGCGCACCTGGGTCAACGGCGACCTGGTGCAGGAGGACACGACCGACACCCTGCTGTTCGACTTCGGCCGCCTCGTGGCCGACCTCTCGCAGCACCTCACGCTCGAGCCCGGTGACGTCATCCTCACCGGCACGCCGGCCGGGTCGTCCGTCGTCGAGCCGGGCGACGTCGTCGAGGTCGAGGTCGACGCCCCGACGGCGCCCGGCGCGCCGTCGAGCGGCCGGCTCGTCACGACGGTGACGGCCGGCACGACGCCGTTCGGCGACTTCGGCGCGCAGCCCGCGGTCGACGACGTCCAGCGCGCCGAGGCCTACGGCACCGCCACGCCGCCCGCCACGGCGGACGAGCCCGCGTTCGAGCTCACGGACGCCCACCGGGCGCGCTTCGCGAAGGTCGCCGTCGCGACGCTGTCGGTGGCCCTGCGCCGGCGCGGCTACCACGACGTCTTCGTCGAGGGCGTGCGGTCGAACCGGCCGGGCGCCCGGTTCGTCGGCCGGGCCCGCACGCTGCGGTTCGTGCCGCACCGCCCCGACCTGTTCGCGCGCCGCGGCGGCGGCTTCAACGCCCAGAAGCGGGCGTTCGACACCGTCGGCGAGGGCGAGGTCCTCGTGATCGAGGCGCGCGGCGAGCGCGGCACCGGCACGGTCGGCGACGTCCTGGCCCTGCGCGCGCAGGTGCGCGGGGCCGCCGCGATCGTCACCGACGGCGGCGTGCGCGACTTCGACGCCGTGGCCCGGATCGACGTCCCGGTCTTCTCGGCCGGCCCCCATCCCTCGGTGCTCGGGCGCCGGCACGTGCCGTGGGAGACCGACGTGACGATCGCGTGCGGCGGCGCCGCGGTCGAGCCCGGCGACGTCGTCGTGGGCGACGGCGACGGCGTGATCGTCATCCCGCCGGCCCTCGTCGAGGAGGTGCTCGCCGAGGCCGAGGAGACCGAGGCGCAGGACGCGTGGGTCGCCGCCCGTGTCGCCGAGGGCGAGTCCGTCGACGGCCTGTTCCCGATGGACGCCGCGTGGCGCGCCCGGTACGAGCGCGAGACGGGTGGTGCCGGGTGA
- a CDS encoding calcineurin-like phosphoesterase family protein, with the protein MRRQTRLTATAVTLVVGGASLVPAAASAADAATGPSWAETAYRGGVHVVEGPDEDQSTVDGTVFVDKDRDSVQDANEPGLAGVTVSNGRDVTTTDAHGRYELPAFDNMTVFVTQPRGYQVPVDEDNVAQFFYHHLPSGSPELRYGGIAPTGELPDEVNFPLAKSTLTQSPEQHCVVGADVQTYDLEEVEFARNGVFADLAGRTDYAGCGALFIGDVVGDDLSLYAQTRELTRMLNGPARFLPGNHDLDFDSPEPEHNFDTFRAKLGPAYYSYDVGKAHVVALNTVEYPTVVPPSKSSYTNGIDEQQLEWLRNDIAQVPMDRPIVLAAHMPLLEFFYSSSHRVKQVKEVYEILEGRTVVSVGGHTHVSENLREGDLMAGWTDVVGEEGLPFPHLTVGAVSGHWYSGQVLEEGYPTTLQRDGTPPGVLTLDIKNAQIRERYTVRGDDGSDQMAVGLNTPRYRAWYAENVSVPRGTAPALEDPLTVTRDDLAGTTWLTANVWMGSTGSTVAVSLDGGEPVEAVRTQQMQGESPRVGAEWSDPVAIQEQFVHGGGLADRTMHLWRLELPADLAAGEHTAEVTTTDVHGRTFTESLTFEVVE; encoded by the coding sequence GTGCGCCGCCAGACCCGCCTGACCGCCACCGCCGTCACCCTCGTCGTGGGGGGCGCCTCGCTCGTCCCCGCCGCCGCGAGCGCCGCCGACGCCGCGACGGGCCCGTCCTGGGCCGAGACCGCCTACCGCGGCGGCGTCCACGTCGTCGAGGGGCCGGACGAGGACCAGAGCACCGTCGACGGCACCGTGTTCGTGGACAAGGACCGCGACTCCGTCCAGGACGCGAACGAGCCGGGCCTCGCCGGGGTGACCGTGTCCAACGGACGCGACGTCACCACGACCGACGCCCACGGCCGGTACGAGCTGCCCGCCTTCGACAACATGACCGTCTTCGTCACCCAGCCGCGCGGGTACCAGGTGCCCGTCGACGAGGACAACGTGGCCCAGTTCTTCTACCACCACCTGCCGTCCGGCTCCCCGGAGCTGCGGTACGGCGGGATCGCGCCGACCGGCGAGCTGCCCGACGAGGTGAACTTCCCGCTCGCCAAGAGCACGCTCACGCAGTCGCCCGAGCAGCACTGCGTCGTCGGCGCCGACGTGCAGACGTACGACCTGGAGGAGGTCGAGTTCGCCCGCAACGGCGTCTTCGCCGACCTCGCCGGACGCACGGACTACGCCGGCTGCGGCGCCCTGTTCATCGGCGACGTCGTGGGCGACGACCTGTCGCTGTACGCGCAGACGCGCGAGCTCACGCGCATGCTCAACGGCCCGGCCCGCTTCCTGCCGGGCAACCACGACCTCGACTTCGACTCGCCCGAGCCGGAGCACAACTTCGACACCTTCCGCGCGAAGCTCGGTCCGGCGTACTACTCGTACGACGTCGGCAAGGCGCACGTCGTCGCCCTCAACACGGTCGAGTACCCGACGGTCGTGCCGCCCAGCAAGAGCAGCTACACGAACGGCATCGACGAGCAGCAGCTCGAGTGGCTCCGCAACGACATCGCCCAGGTGCCCATGGACCGGCCGATCGTCCTCGCGGCCCACATGCCGCTGCTCGAGTTCTTCTACAGCAGCTCTCACCGGGTGAAGCAGGTCAAGGAGGTCTACGAGATCCTCGAGGGCCGCACCGTCGTCTCCGTCGGCGGGCACACCCACGTCTCGGAGAACCTGCGCGAGGGCGACCTCATGGCCGGCTGGACCGACGTCGTCGGCGAGGAGGGCCTGCCGTTCCCGCACCTGACGGTCGGCGCGGTCTCCGGCCACTGGTACTCGGGCCAGGTCCTCGAGGAGGGCTACCCGACGACGCTCCAGCGCGACGGCACGCCTCCCGGCGTCCTCACGCTCGACATCAAGAACGCCCAGATCCGCGAGCGCTACACGGTCCGCGGCGACGACGGGTCCGACCAGATGGCGGTCGGCCTCAACACGCCCCGGTACCGCGCTTGGTACGCCGAGAACGTGAGCGTCCCTCGCGGCACCGCCCCGGCGCTGGAGGACCCGCTCACGGTGACGCGCGACGACCTCGCGGGCACCACGTGGCTCACCGCGAACGTCTGGATGGGCTCGACCGGATCGACGGTCGCCGTCTCGCTCGACGGCGGCGAGCCCGTCGAGGCCGTCCGCACGCAGCAGATGCAGGGCGAGAGCCCGCGCGTCGGCGCCGAGTGGTCGGACCCGGTGGCGATCCAGGAGCAGTTCGTCCACGGCGGCGGGCTGGCCGACCGCACCATGCACCTGTGGCGCCTCGAGCTTCCCGCCGACCTCGCCGCCGGCGAGCACACCGCCGAGGTGACGACGACGGACGTCCACGGGCGCACCTTCACCGAGTCGCTGACCTTCGAGGTCGTCGAGTAG
- a CDS encoding HpcH/HpaI aldolase/citrate lyase family protein: MPIQLTPDRSLAAMIAETDRPLVGAWSSLGSSLAAEILAGSGLDVVVVDGEHGPNDLTTILGQLQATAAYPVATLVRVPYGDPVVLKQVLDLGATNVLVPMVDGVEQAEGVVRAVRYPPAGIRGVGSALARSARWNRVPDYVTTADAGVTLVVQLETRAAVADAREIAAVDGVDAVLVGPADLAASMGHPGEQEHPDVVDAVLATVAACRDVGTPVGVNAFTPAMADRYLDAGAAFVLVGADALLIARGAEALAERYAR; encoded by the coding sequence ATGCCGATTCAGCTGACGCCCGACCGCTCGCTCGCCGCGATGATCGCCGAGACCGACCGACCGCTCGTCGGCGCCTGGTCGAGCCTCGGCTCGTCGCTCGCCGCCGAGATCCTCGCGGGCAGCGGGCTCGACGTCGTCGTGGTCGACGGCGAGCACGGGCCCAACGACCTCACGACGATCCTCGGCCAGCTGCAGGCGACGGCTGCCTACCCCGTCGCCACGCTCGTGCGCGTGCCGTACGGCGACCCGGTCGTCCTCAAGCAGGTGCTCGACCTCGGGGCGACGAACGTCCTGGTCCCCATGGTCGACGGCGTCGAGCAGGCCGAGGGCGTCGTGCGCGCCGTACGGTACCCGCCGGCGGGGATCCGCGGCGTGGGCAGCGCCCTGGCCCGCTCGGCGCGGTGGAACCGCGTGCCCGACTACGTCACGACCGCCGACGCGGGCGTCACGCTCGTCGTGCAGCTCGAGACGCGCGCCGCCGTCGCGGACGCGCGCGAGATCGCCGCGGTCGACGGCGTCGACGCCGTGCTCGTCGGTCCCGCGGACCTCGCCGCGTCGATGGGGCACCCCGGCGAGCAGGAGCACCCGGACGTCGTGGACGCCGTCCTCGCGACGGTCGCCGCGTGCCGGGACGTCGGCACGCCCGTCGGGGTCAACGCGTTCACGCCCGCGATGGCCGACCGGTACCTCGACGCGGGCGCCGCGTTCGTGCTCGTCGGCGCGGACGCCCTCCTCATCGCGCGCGGCGCCGAGGCCCTGGCCGAGCGGTACGCGCGCTGA